The genomic stretch GGGCGTTTGGCGATAATGGCAGCGAGCGGGTGCATGTAGGCCAAAGCGGATAATTTCGCCTGGTTGTAGTGCATAGCTTGGATTGGCTACGTGCTGAATGAGCCGAGCATGTGTTGAGCAAATCTGGCGCAAGCCTGCTTCTAGGCCAAGATATAGCGGTTTGCCCCAGTGTACCGCATAGCCATGTTGTAATTCTTTTAGATCCTGACAAATAAGCGCCATCTCACCCATCAGATATTTGCCCATTTGCGCAAGGGCATCGCTCAGCGGCAAGCCCTGTTGCAGTAGTGGATAGAGCAAATGCGCAAGTAGTACATTGAGTGTGCAATGCGCCTCAAGCTGATATTCACGTGCTAGCTCCTGATGATTTTGGCAGTGTCCAATGGCGCAAATGGCCAAACGATGCTGAAAAATCAGTGGTGATATTTCGCCTTGCGGGCTGCTCGCTGCCAGCGCCCAGCGCGTTGAATCTAAAAAATCCAGCGCTTGAACGGGGCTTTCGAGGACAAATTGGCGCACTTGGAAATCAGGGGCTTGCCCTGAGGCCAGAGCAATGTGGTTGTCATTTGTGCCTAATACCGAAAAGGCAGAATGCAGTGCAGGAACTACGTTTTGTGGGGCGATTAGTGCAATGAGGTCAGGCATGGGCTGAAGTCCGGTAGCGAGAAAGTGCTTACCGTTCATCTTAGGCCATTTCAATTTTGCTTGACGCTGAAATGGCCTAAGTCCATCAAATTACAACTTATTTTTTGACCGCAGCAAATAAGGCTAGCGCAGCCTCACGTTGTTCTGCGTGATTCACAATCGGTGGGAAGTAATCCGTTTCTTGCAGGAAATTCGCCGATCTGCGCGTACTGGCTTTGGCTTCCCACGGAGCGTGGATTGCCTCATTGGGTAAGTCAGCCAACTCGGGGCAATAGCGACGGATAAATTTGCCTTGCGGGTCGAACTTCTCCGATTGCGACACCGGGTTAAAAATGCGGAAGTAGGGTTGCGCATCGCAGCCGGTTGACGCCGCCCATTGCCAGCCGCCGTTGTTCGCCGCCAAGTCAAAATCGAGCAAATGCTCAGCGAAAAATTTTTCGCCCCAGCGCCAATCGATCAGCAGGTCTTTCACCAAGAAGCTCGCAGTCACCATGCGTAGGCGATTGTGCATATAGCCCGTTTGCGTCAACTGGCGCATTGCCGCGTCAACCAGTGGATAGCCCGTTTCGCCGCGGCACCACGCGTCGAATAATTCGAGGTGATTCGGGAAGGGCAAATTGTCGTATTCGGGTTTGAATGTGTGTTCAACCACATCGGGTCTGTGCCACAAAATTTGCTGATAAAACTCGCGCCAGATCAGCTCAGATAGCCACGTTTCAGCACCCGCACCACCGTGATTAAACGCATAACTCACTAGCTCACGAATCGACACCGTGCCAAAACGCAAATGCGCCGATAAATACGACACGCCTTTTACGGCGGGGAAATCGCGCGCTTCTTTGTAATCGTCGATGCGGTTTTTAAAGTCTTCGAATAATTTCTCGCCACCACTCATGCCGAGCGGTATTTTCAGCTCGGCCAAATTGGTTTTGGCAAAGCCCAGCTCTTTGAGTGATGGGAAATACTGCGCCTTCATCGGTAGCAGCTTGTGAATAAATTTATTCACCGCCCACGATTTCATCGCCTTCGGATTGAGTTTATTCAACCACGCGCGCTTGTACGGCGAGAATACGCTGTACATCGTGCCCGATTGCGTCAGCACTTCGTCTTGCTCAAAAATCACTTGATCTTTATAGGTATTGAAGTAGCGGCCTTGTATTTTGAGTGCTTCAGCCACATACCCATCACGCTTGATGGCTGCTGGTTCGTAATCGCGGTTGCAATACACGGCTGACGCATTGTATTGCTCGGCCAGTGCCAGAATTTCAACGAGCGGGTCGCCATGACGAATGACGATGTCGCTATTGTATTGGCGCAGCGCAGTTTTAATGTCTTTCAGCGCTTCCCAAATAAATTCAACGCGGCGATCTTGCTTGGGCAGCCCCGCCAAAATCGTCGTATCAAACACAAAAGCCAGCACCACCTGATCGGCATTTTTTAGCGCGGTATACAGCGCAGCGTTATCAAAGATGCGCAAATCACGGCGTAGCCAAACGATGGCGGTGGTTTTGGTGGCGCTTGAATCGCTCGCAGTCGTGCTCATGGTGATCTCTTCTTTACTCACAATACTCAATGGTAGTGCATTGTACGCGAATGCCAGCCTTGCTTTATGCTGCCTTGCGATATGCCATGGCGATAAATGGCTTGACTGTATATGTGTATTAATAAAATAATACACATATACAGTTGCGGAGCACAGCGATGTTCGTGCTAAACCCCCATTTACCGACGCCAATTTATCGGCAAATCCAAGATCAGGTGCGACGCCTGATCGCTGGTGGCCAGCTTGCGCCCGGCGATGCGCTGCCATCGGTACGCGAAATCGCCGAATCGCAAGCGGTGAATCCGATGACGATATCCAAAGCCTATAGCCTGCTTGAAGCCGAAGGGCTGCTGGTGCGCCAGCGTGGCAAGCCGATGACCGTCGCAGCGCCATCCGAGCGCAGCGTTAGCCCGCAGCAGCAGCTCGCGCCGCTGCTCAACGATTTAATTATCGCCGCCCGCCAGCTCGGGCTTTCCGATTCAGACCTGCAAGCCGCGCTCAATGCCGCGCTGCAAAAACCAGATCAGGAGTAAAACATGAGTGTTAGCGATTCATTTCTAGTCGCCCGTGATGTCGAGCTGGGCACTGTGCATTGCAAAGGCCAAAGCTTCGCCATCGAGCCGGGGCAGGTGATTGGTTTGGTCGGTAAAAATGGCGCGGGCAAAACGACTTTGCTCGATGGTTTACTCGGCTACACCTTTTTGGCAAGCGGTGAGGTCAAGGTGTTTGGCCACACCCCCACCGATCTGCCGCCAGAGGTGTGCAGCCAAATTGGTTTTGTCGCCCAAGTCGACGATTTAATGCCGTGGCTCACCGGTGGTGAAATGCTGGCGGCGACCAAGCTGTTTCATACGAACTGGAACGCCGAGTTGGTCGAGCGCCTCGTTAAAAATTGGCAAGTGCCAACGTGGCAAAAAATCAGCGAGATGTCGGTGGGCGAGCGGCAAAAGCTCGCGCTGATTGCCGCGATGGCGCACGAGCCGAAATTACTGGTACTCGACGAGCCCGCCGCCAGCCTTGATCCGGTCGCGCGCCGCGCATTAATCGAAGAAATCATCGCCATTGTCGCCGACGGCGAGCGCTCGGTGCTGCTATCTAGCCATATTTTCAGCGACATCGAGCGCGTTGCTAGCCATGTGTGGCTACTGGAAAACGGCCGTTTCAGCTATCGCGGTGAATTGGATGATTTAAAAGAATCCATCGTGCGCCTGCATTTAACTCGCCCTCTCAATATTACCGGCTCACTCGCGGTTACGACCAGCCGCGTTGTGCGTACACACCTGAGCGCCGAGCGTGAAACATGGATTATCCGCGGCTGGAACGATGCGCTCGCAGCCGAATGCGCCGCTGCGATCACTTCTCCGTATCAAGTTGAATCCTTGGGTTTGGAAGACGCTTTTGTGGAGATTTCACAATGAGTTTGGTGCTTGATGTGTTTACTCAATGGCGAGACCCTGCGATCCGGACGCAGCGGGACTGGCTATTTACTTTATTCTGGGGGCGCACTAGCAATCAGCGCATGATTTGGCCTTTGGCTTATATGCTATTGCTGTGTTGGATGTGGATTTTCCCAGTTAATTTTGTACTGGCGATGTATTTGCCATTGGCTTTTCTCGCATTTGCTCCAAGCATGAATACCGCAATGCTGCTGTGTGCTCTGGAGCGCTGGCGAGTACGCAAACCATATTGCGCAGTGATGATTGCTCAGGCTTTGCTGCTCAATGGTTTGGTATGGGGCTTGATCGGTTTGATGTTCTGGTATCGCACATCCAGCCCAACGGTATTACTGGTCATGGGGTTTGCATGGTTGCTCGGGCAATTCATGGCATTTGCTATGCCTCAAGCTTTTGCTAAACGTAGTTTTACGCCAGTACAAGGCCAAACTTGGCAGGTGCAACTGGTGTTTACAGTTATGTTTATTCCGCTGTTGGGCTTAACTCTAGCTCCGCAGTATGAGTTTTGGATCGGGGTAGCTTTGTTGCTTTGTTCTATGGGTTTGATCGTCGCTCTGTTGGTGCATATACAGCGCTTTGGACAACCACGTTCAATTCAGGGTATCCATATGAGCAAGGATACTAAGCGCACCATTTCGCCTGTGAAATCGCCGTTGTTGTTCAGAGTTGAAATGAATTTGGGCTTTGCTTTGGACGCCAAAGGCTGGAGAAAATTGTTTAATAGCTTAATTTTGACGCCTTACGGCATGATTTTGGCGTATCAACATTTCTTGCCAATTCAGGGGGTAAATCAATGGGGGGCAGGGGCTATTTTTGCCATGCAAATGGGGGCATGTCTGGTGTATTTTTCAGGGCGCCGCCAATGGTCGAATGCATGGTTAAGGCGCAGCAATAGTCGCAGCCAACTTTGGTTGCAGGATGAGCAGCTTTTTCTTGCCGGCCTTGTTCTGATTGCCGGATTAAATTGTGGATTATTGCTGCTGTTGGGGATGGATGGCCTCACGCAAATCGTTAACGCCGCACTATTATTTGTCGTTGGTATGTCTTTGCTGCGCTATGTGGTGCAGAGCTTCCCTTTGTTGAATTTGTATGGGCTAAATGCCAATGGGCGCAGCGATATGCAAGGTGTTGGCTTAGCTTTTATTTTACTAATGCCTATTTGGATGGTTGTCGCTTGGATTTGGGGGAAGGGCGTGCAAGATCAAATTGAGATAATGATCTTCTGCTTGGCTACGCCGATTCCATTCTTTGCGTATTTTTCGTATCGCTATGCGCTGAAAATTGATTTGGGGGCGATGCGTCGAGCAAAGCTGAATTAACTTGATGGGTATATGCCATTGGGTGTTATCCATATTGGGTTATGAAGATATACCCATGACTTAATCTGAGGCTTTGCGCCAACGCTGTTTGTGCTGCGTGTTGGCGCAGCGACTTTGCAAAAGCTATGCGATAATCACGGCTATGGAAAATACCGCTGAAATGAATCTCGCGCGTCACTTTCTGGTGGCGATGCCTAATCTGACCGACCCGATTTTTGCGCGTTCGCTGATTTTGATTTGCGAGCACACC from Chitinibacter sp. SCUT-21 encodes the following:
- a CDS encoding DNA photolyase family protein — encoded protein: MSTTASDSSATKTTAIVWLRRDLRIFDNAALYTALKNADQVVLAFVFDTTILAGLPKQDRRVEFIWEALKDIKTALRQYNSDIVIRHGDPLVEILALAEQYNASAVYCNRDYEPAAIKRDGYVAEALKIQGRYFNTYKDQVIFEQDEVLTQSGTMYSVFSPYKRAWLNKLNPKAMKSWAVNKFIHKLLPMKAQYFPSLKELGFAKTNLAELKIPLGMSGGEKLFEDFKNRIDDYKEARDFPAVKGVSYLSAHLRFGTVSIRELVSYAFNHGGAGAETWLSELIWREFYQQILWHRPDVVEHTFKPEYDNLPFPNHLELFDAWCRGETGYPLVDAAMRQLTQTGYMHNRLRMVTASFLVKDLLIDWRWGEKFFAEHLLDFDLAANNGGWQWAASTGCDAQPYFRIFNPVSQSEKFDPQGKFIRRYCPELADLPNEAIHAPWEAKASTRRSANFLQETDYFPPIVNHAEQREAALALFAAVKK
- a CDS encoding GntR family transcriptional regulator, with the translated sequence MFVLNPHLPTPIYRQIQDQVRRLIAGGQLAPGDALPSVREIAESQAVNPMTISKAYSLLEAEGLLVRQRGKPMTVAAPSERSVSPQQQLAPLLNDLIIAARQLGLSDSDLQAALNAALQKPDQE
- a CDS encoding ABC transporter ATP-binding protein, producing MSVSDSFLVARDVELGTVHCKGQSFAIEPGQVIGLVGKNGAGKTTLLDGLLGYTFLASGEVKVFGHTPTDLPPEVCSQIGFVAQVDDLMPWLTGGEMLAATKLFHTNWNAELVERLVKNWQVPTWQKISEMSVGERQKLALIAAMAHEPKLLVLDEPAASLDPVARRALIEEIIAIVADGERSVLLSSHIFSDIERVASHVWLLENGRFSYRGELDDLKESIVRLHLTRPLNITGSLAVTTSRVVRTHLSAERETWIIRGWNDALAAECAAAITSPYQVESLGLEDAFVEISQ